In the genome of Henningerozyma blattae CBS 6284 chromosome 5, complete genome, one region contains:
- the VPS8 gene encoding CORVET complex membrane-binding subunit VPS8 (similar to Saccharomyces cerevisiae VPS8 (YAL002W); ancestral locus Anc_4.129): protein MTSTTDPNNTTIASSFLDVRSSSNIKLSLTKTISNSPTESGTPERFAKILANSPRNSNYDTSITATSNSINGLSNYFKDPKNTKHLIKWSNLDKIFTILKAYGDPTVIISTNSYIIVGTIKGMVLIFDFNELLQNILIPQLSSTVANNANINTATTTTVNTNSIDYLRQSVDTIKISSDGTYIAASYTSGDIFIWNLNSTPLNLSSIINSNPNFIITNNQPSNTNCLLPAMHINYHTGNLVKNFFFINSRHTAVVVLDLTLNKLVYHNGHRDSLWNLIYNSKTLLDLMDTKLLNCEYTNNSMIAILTNKSFMIYKMLAPDFQCIYHEPIQLGYEQITNSGINWSNDNTNLIFSINNNYTCLTINSIDDTISAKSTHVVPELILSLKWISPDLISILTISHQFLIIETINFNVILNLDLLVYEILIPPNKFLTYNNFKNQLLILTNYNLKFGKFISWSDLILTNVQRGNYFDALNFLKIFLNDFFPLANLINLNFDAYERIYQLKLPFLNLSLAAIKFVLKKFATQSDLENFSIDENDFHMKLHELLDMILNILLLNYKDFQEDTNSFIEQIITYLFEFDSQHPSNNATLPILYELLLEIISIQNKSVPGTLTNIKLVDPDESTQYFMDFSPIIIKNLQIYTTEIKKDPIAFKNLIISLNLNNNSNILDIDFAVNYCKQEHLFDLLIFIWNRIFMDYSTPLIDFFYLINDQTKTTHLFNELDLVDIKNNKSTLIHMENLKLTIYDYIGFILTSRQYPISDVAISLPVNQMNEIKLKFYNIIFSGTSIKWPNDSSEYLMFEENSSLVPAFPYLSLLFNYDSKRFLSLLNEVFEDSFFSEDISNDAVSSNYNLNINRQYIIDTLIDYSKQVHNSIKRDLITIFIAKNYPKYPQFINLSNHTLDNLIQNLCSTKYIDTENTANSNNLDNEILLEHERMTSLESLLTVYIPNDIEKLIILLKSKNYYLVLFKLYSKVRKFDDLLELALSVDDCKKIFGKELDTILTYIWNNVSSSLSTAQYADSVDNIKDDADENFLQLMKIKQLLKENFKNIVLSTSAEYSATINNQFDSSLHKSIIKIFDSGDMDDNKRVIQQKYLEKVFQINPDFIHSNNDLQKLYVDLSCRLKASNQKVLLNWLNNLSLKNLESNHLVNILNISKNFEALALIHTRVGKFDLVVDDIVHCIETWFLKDKCDRAYNDLNKFLKIAIKSINQLKNLDDNNEVIVCENNITKDVTPLDANRNRNMYWIKLIVTLIKIYGNSSDKNLNRDDCNRALQFLFVGVAMKECNDINDFWGIMAGVLEQQDIIMMKVNTLKDLFGDIFTSYELEKHISSLLLKIIDESSIELINEYKARLVEGWSILNDRCDICNKKIWGVGLNSSLFLLWEENELSHNSQSYISDECLKAKFNNEKLIVFKCHHGFHANCLRNLGQKGSAYSCLTCNKT from the coding sequence ATGACAAGTACTACTGATCCAAACAATACTACCATAGCGTCTAGTTTTTTAGACGTTCGCTCCTCGTCAAATATAAAGCTTTCCTtaacaaaaacaatttcTAATTCACCTACAGAAAGCGGAACTCCCGAAAGATTTGCTAAGATTCTTGCTAATTCACCAcgtaattcaaattatgaTACCAGCATTACAGCAACATCTAATTCTATTAATGGGTTATCGAATTATTTTAAGGACCCgaaaaatacaaaacaTCTAATAAAATGGTCTAATTTAGATAAGATTTTTACTATATTAAAGGCTTATGGTGATCCAACTGTTATAATATCCACAAATTCTTATATAATTGTGGGAACCATCAAAGGGATGGTTCttatatttgatttcaaTGAGCTActtcaaaatattctaatacCACAATTATCAAGCACAGTAGCAAATAAtgcaaatattaatactgCCACTACCACTACAGTAAATACAAACAGCATTGACTATTTAAGACAGTCGGTGGATACGATAAAAATCTCATCAGATGGAACTTATATTGCTGCATCATATACATCTggtgatatttttatatggAACTTAAATAGCACCcctttaaatttatcaagcatcataaattcaaatccaaatttcataataacaaataatcaaccttcaaatacaaattgTTTACTACCTGCCATGCATATTAATTATCATACAGGAAATTTAGTCAAGaactttttctttattaattcaagACATACGGCAGTAGTAGTTTTGGACTTAACTCTAAATAAGCTGGTTTATCACAATGGTCATAGAGATTCCTTGTGGAATTTAATCTATAATTCTAAAactttattagatttaatGGACACTAAACTTCTAAATTGCGAATATACCAATAATTCAATGATTGCAATTCTAACgaataaatcatttatGATATATAAAATGCTGGCACCAGATTTTCAATGCATATATCATGAGCCAATACAACTGGGATATGAACAGATAACGAATAGTGGTATAAATTGGTCAAATGATAACAcaaatttgatattttcaataaataataattatacaTGCTTAACcataaattcaattgacGACACAATTTCAGCGAAGTCTACTCACGTCGTTCCTgaattaattctttctttaaaatgGATATCCCCAGACTTAATTTCAATCTTAACCATTTCTCACcaatttttgataatagAAACAATTAACTTTAATGTTATATTAAATCTTGATCTACTAGTTtatgaaatattaataccaCCTAATAAGTTTCTAacttataataattttaaaaatcaattattaatccTAACGAACtacaatttaaaatttgggAAATTTATTAGTTGGTCAGATTTGATTTTAACTAATGTTCAAAGAGgtaattattttgatgctttgaattttctaaaaatatttttaaatgattttttccCATTGgctaatttaataaatttgaattttgatgCATATGAAAGAATTTACCAATTGAAGTTACCCTTCCTAAATCTCTCATTAGCCGCtattaaatttgttttaaaaaagtttGCCACTCAATCAGATctagaaaatttttcaatagacGAAAATGACTTTCATATGAAATTGCATGAATTATTAGACATGATACTAAAcattctattattaaattataaagatTTTCAAGAAGATACCAATTCATTTATTGAACAAATCATTAcctatttatttgaatttgattcaCAGCATCCATCTAATAATGCTACCCTTCCAATTCTATATGAATTATTGTtagaaattatttctattcAAAACAAAAGTGTACCTGGTACGCTCACTAACATAAAATTAGTTGACCCCGATGAATCCACGCAGTATTTTATGGATTTTtcaccaataataattaaaaatttacagATTTATACTactgaaattaaaaaagatcCAATTGCCTTCAAAAATCTTATAATaagtttgaatttaaataataattctaatattttagatATTGATTTTGCGGTAAATTATTGTAAACAAGAacatttatttgatttgttGATATTCATTTGGAATAGGATTTTTATGGACTACTCAACACCACtgattgattttttctatttgaTTAATGATCAAACAAAGACCACgcatttatttaatgaGCTCGATTTAGTTGatattaagaataataaatctactTTAATTCACatggaaaatttaaaattaacaatataTGATTACATTGGATTTATCTTGACTAGTAGGCAATATCCAATTTCAGACGTTGCAATAAGTTTACCAGTTAATCAAAtgaatgaaataaaattaaagttttacaacataatattttcaggAACATCTATTAAATGGCCAAACGATTCCTCTGAATATTTGATGtttgaagaaaattcttctttagtTCCTGCATTTCCTTATTTATccttattatttaactaTGATTCAAAGagatttttatcattattaaatgaagtATTTGAAGATTCATTCTTTAGCGAagatatttcaaatgaCGCTGTTTCATCcaattataatttgaacATTAATAGGCAATATATCATTGATACGTTAATTGATTATTCTAAACAAGTCCATAATAGTATAAAAAGAGATTTAATAACCATATTTATTGCCAAAAATTACCCAAAATACCctcaatttattaatttatcaaacCATACATTAGACAATCTAATACAGAATTTATGCTCtacaaaatatatagatacTGAAAATACTgctaatagtaataatctAGATAATGAAATACTTTTAGAACATGAACGTATGACTTCTTTGGAATCTTTATTAACAGTTTATATTCCcaatgatattgaaaaattaattatactattaaaatcaaaaaattattacttggtattatttaaattatattcaaaagTTCGCAAATTTGACGATCTCTTAGAATTAGCTTTATCAGTGGACGATTGTAAGAAAATTTTTGGCAAAGAACTAGATACAATTTTAACTTATATTTGGAACAACGTCTCATCTTCTTTGAGTACAGCGCAATATGCAGATTCAGtggataatattaaagacGATGCTGATGAAAATTTCTTACaattaatgaagataaaacaattattgaaggaaaattttaaaaatatagttTTAAGTACATCTGCTGAATATTCTGCAACTATCAATAACCAGTTTGATTCAAGTTTGCATAAgagtattattaaaatatttgattctgGTGATATGGATGATAATAAACGAGTGAttcaacaaaaatatttagaaaaagtatttcaaataaatccAGATTTTATTCATAGTAATAACGATTTACAGAAATTGTATGTTGACCTGTCATGTAGACTTAAGGCAAGTAACCAAAAGGTATTATTGAATTGGCTGAATAATCTAAGTTTAAAGAACTTAGAATCAAATCATTTAGTTAATATTctgaatatttcaaaaaactTTGAAGCATTAGCACTAATTCACACCCGAGTAGGAAAATTTGACCTCGTTGTTGATGATATAGTGCATTGCATTGAAACTTggtttttaaaagataagTGTGATAGAGCTTACAATGActtaaataaattcttgaaaattgcaattaaatctattaaccaattaaagaatttagatgataataatgaagtaATTGTAtgtgaaaataatattactaaaGATGTAACACCTCTAGATGCTAATAGAAACAGAAATATGTATTGGATAAAGCTAATCGTTAcattaataaagatatatgGTAATTCTTCAGATAAAAACTTAAATAGGGATGACTGTAATAGGGcattacaatttttatttgtagGTGTGGCAATGAAAGAAtgtaatgatattaatgaCTTCTGGGGGATAATGGCTGGTGTTTTGGAACAACAAGATattataatgatgaaagttaatactttaaaagatttgtttggtgatatatttacatcatatgaattagaaaaacaTATATCATctcttttattaaaaattatcgATGAATCTTCcattgaattaataaatgagTATAAAGCTAGATTGGTGGAAGGTTGGTCTATCTTAAATGATAGATGTGATATTTGTAATAAGAAGATATGGGGAGTGGGTTTGAACTCTTccttatttttactttGGGAAGAGAACGAATTAAGTCATAACTCTCAGTCATACATTTCTGACGAATGTCTAAAGgcaaaatttaataatgaaaaattgattgTGTTCAAATGTCATCATGGATTCCACGCAAATTGTCTAAGAAATCTGGGCCAAAAGGGTTCGGCTTACTCTTGTTTAACCTGCAATAAAACATGA
- the EST2 gene encoding telomerase reverse transcriptase (similar to Saccharomyces cerevisiae EST2 (YLR318W); ancestral locus Anc_4.134): MESLYSFLTSLDDSKIDSLETYNDFSFFEFLNTHFIVKNSNVLTLPINISITSNFVDTINQCITFLLDKKLFNNLLTFGYKFTQNTSELLSNKSINTNVHILKSVNWKILFNAIKDPLVFMDLLLNYSVFHFNYNLNCYIQIVGNKLNRPHSPPTWVLKKSHKNDLSTKHISLRYASFRDRHFNELKNLLKRTQCIFPSDLLSTLPSSVKYSIELNYKSIYKNFNSILKQNLPIKFLNKFCPKQSYNYHLENATPSKDVVRFIILLLEKLIPQKLFGSKKNKSIIFSNLSSFISLPIGGSISISDVMMNIQVTKFSWLHKLSSSSLNDFQLLTNLVHHFVYWLFTFLISNLISIHFYATNVSSKVEILYFRQDTWHSISKSFIKSYFMKYLLRSPFTSILSDNSNLENASKLRIIPKSANGEFRVLSTPYRSTNSNIIYHSLKKPVILILKYLRTKRETRYRRIQSVNEIPLAIQYFKSKLEKKFDKSLPAIYFMKFDMDSCYDSIPRTKLISILDDLLSKEDGFHLRSQTIYNYQTNKSKISYSINETLQGTPNDILVDNVLTKYYSNSDVRRLVYDEIFQTTMYYKNRPYIRKDGLFQGSHFSGLLVDILYDDLLESYDVFHCNTTNDERLLLRIADDFLVMSTNKKQIEEINQVAREGFMEYNASVKLEKILNLSSQEYAETNKDTTIFQFCGLNINFCNLNVWKESTSLNILQVNSSSIKTIYKRLKWIFQIRLSYNTLNMEINNNDTICLQIKIIIENISKILINSLQNNKNNNTRNNEIKMKYFLNFINYTIESTNNVTNMNYKNVIIHEFIRNFLPNQSKFSKEIKCLNNIV, translated from the coding sequence ATGGAATCactttattcatttttgaCCTCTTTAGATGACTCTAAAATAGATTCATTAGAAACTTATAATGacttttcattttttgaattcttGAATACCCATTTTATTGTTAAGAATTCAAACGTTCTAACTTTGCCAATTAATATTTCGATAACGAGCAATTTCGTGGACACTATTAACCAATGTATTACTTTCTTGTTGGATAAAAAGctctttaataatttgcTAACATTTGGATATAAATTTACTCAAAATACATCCGAGCTTTTGTCAAACAAATCAATTAACACAAATGTTCATATTCTGAAATCTgtgaattggaaaatacTATTTAATGCCATCAAAGATCCATTGGTCTTTATGGATTTGTTATTAAACTATTCAGTATTTCATTTTAactataatttaaattgttaCATACAAATTGTGggtaataaattaaacCGACCACATTCACCACCAACATGggttttaaaaaaatcacaTAAAAATGACCTATCTACAAAACATATTAGCTTAAGATATGCATCATTTAGAGATAGACATTTTAATGAActcaaaaatttattaaaacgAACTCAATGCATCTTTCCCTCAGACTTGTTGTCAACTTTACCATCATCTGttaaatattctattgaattgaattataaATCAATATATAAGAATTTCAACTCAATTCTAAAGCAAAACCTTCCAATAAAGTTTCTAAATAAGTTTTGTCCAAAGCAATCGTACAATTACCATTTAGAAAATGCAACTCCCTCCAAAGATGTTGTAAGATTTATCattcttttattagaaaaactTATCCCTCAAAAGTTATTTGGgtccaaaaaaaacaaatcaattattttctcAAACTTAAGCTCGTTTATAAGCTTACCAATCGGTGGTTCGATCTCCATTAGTGATGTAATGATGAATATTCAAGTAACAAAATTTAGTTGGCTCCATAAATTATCCTCATCTTCTTTAAACGATTTTCAATTACTAACAAATCTTGTTCACCATTTTGTTTACTGGCTATTTAcctttttaatatcaaatttgatctcaattcatttttatgCTACAAACGTTTCCTCGAAAGTAGAAATCTTATATTTTAGACAAGACACATGGCACTcaatttctaaatcatttattaaatcatattttatgaaatatttattaagaTCTCCATTTACTTCCATACTATCggataattcaaatttagaaaatgcATCAAAATTAAGAATTATACCTAAAAGTGCAAATGGCGAGTTTCGTGTTTTATCCACTCCTTATAGAAGCACTAACTCtaatataatttaccaTAGCTTAAAGAAGCCTGTTATacttatattaaaatatttaagaacTAAGAGGGAAACAAGATACCGTAGAATACAATCTGTCAATGAGATTCCATTAgcaattcaatattttaaatcaaagCTTGAAAAAAAGTTCGACAAATCATTACCAGCTATCTATTTCATGAAATTTGATATGGATTCTTGCTACGATTCTATACCAAGGACAAAGTTGATATCAATACTCGATGATTTGCTTTCAAAGGAAGACGGGTTTCATTTACGTTCACAAacaatttataattatcagACAAATAAATCGAAAATTTCTTATTCTATAAATGAAACATTACAAGGAACTCCAAATGATATATTGGTAGATAATGTATTAACAAAGTATTATTCCAATTCGGATGTTCGTCGTTTAGTATACGATGAAATTTTCCAAACAACAATGTATTATAAAAACAGGCCGTATATTCGCAAAGATGGCCTTTTTCAAGGCTCTCATTTCTCAGGATTATTAGTAGATATTTTATATGATGATCTCTTAGAGTCTTATGATGTCTTCCATTGTAATACCACAAATGATGAACGACTCTTATTACGAATTGCTGACGACTTTCTTGTTATGTCCACCAATAAAAAGCAAATTGAAGAGATCAATCAAGTTGCAAGGGAAGGGTTTATGGAATATAACGCTTCAgtaaaattagaaaaaattctaaacCTTTCCTCTCAAGAATATGCAGAAACTAATAAGGATACCActatatttcaattttgtgggctaaatattaatttttgtaaCTTAAATGTTTGGAAAGAATCAACGTCGCTTAATATTTTGCAAGTAAATTCATCTTCCATAAAAACCATTTACAAACGATTAAAATggatatttcaaattcgaTTATCGTATAATACCCTAAATATGGAGATTAACAATAATGACACCATATgtttacaaataaaaataatcattGAGAATAttagtaaaatattaataaactcgttacaaaataataaaaacaacaatACTAGAAacaatgaaataaaaatgaaatattttttaaattttatcaattatacAATTGAATCAACTAATAATGTTACAAACATGAACTATAAAAATGTAATTATTCATGAATTCATCAGAAATTTCTTACCAAACCAATCCAAGTTTAgcaaagaaattaaatgtctaaataatattgtataA
- the TFC3 gene encoding transcription factor TFIIIC subunit TFC3 (similar to Saccharomyces cerevisiae TFC3 (YAL001C); ancestral locus Anc_4.128): protein MNLTILICEEIAYNKGRISINHLWEFASTLVPIGDESIKNFVFACLTSTDDIIIYRNGQEISKERFDHVPDSENELSIGITEDKLWLMLTGYNKKECTIGNAAFEILLEIAKAKEAGINTKDVARETGQDPRSITGRVKKLGNLINSVQMIYKGHVVKLLKLKKFSISQNDAKSYISIKESLPKIIEVVKNSKNGIRQIVDLKRELKFDQDPRTSKSFLSTLAWLDEKNYLKKVFVVSPTNPSVKIRCVKFLKDYVPNEKLNENFDIDSDTSDEESGNGDQTGMEDDEIFDELDSSNANNLLQGQELVMEENPNVGKDQPLLNRFFPIQNQTYALASQSGTSGVSTMEAVSKITGKDYKRGFSKASEYYISNIGKQKQKNKSMSKIVRVYDFEGKKNFIESLQEKCLNQLAGSETIEPEDFPPMKYQMKTLSNLNKANFTPLSNTLRFTTQNGKDIFFWHGELNIKPKLYAPMRGRKRKQTTDIQPHDSVKDTSTESCMPKKIDLDKNSIKKQKISDEMLVQDLKNEVETLNKTINGVDDTKSTKTQKPLNVGGFTGGSLRSLWSQRAIADVIRNTGGVTYLREQFYEAISKELGSKTTLDKKTVRGDVDLMVKNGKLVLKIEPVSGRRIVYLPDIEPDVISDYVLKEKDNKKVYSNDILHNTDIYFFDQTEKDRFHRGMKSVERIRKFQSKSRTKTNKNKNAPSNTEAETSAVRRTTRSKAKRSQNTTDNPTTLATEKKKKKKEKSKNKDTNTTFHLGNKRGIRILIMAVVITKSIKNEIIWDKITRLFPNNSLENLKKQWTIRRVRMGHSGWKAYVDKWRKILVTAVKKGRASLDDAESLDLPKLVNLWLHYNHSQQNKPIILYNDYEENRKRYTLVRTSKDHDIKLGLAMSSMVQRETSLLKKSYMCNKDVYVEEPDEKLLLEDNAKSVIRSILYENPITPREKVDALNEFSKESLDKVILDLAKEKQIYLRGSKLESTSIFKDLLESKGNIKPFQDVEKIRSKLYEMMQAENGVLISNEFSDILSWILIDIIARRNVHMDAIPIPRKIPLFNYTTRKFDVKQLTPAIIVSAKHLGSNIWNIKNITIPSGQPYSRIWIDGTGSIRSSVWNHVCSLLINVILFNPGINIKTLHTRCHRLLSNREIEDIVKWLVDKYLLIPIDCGGYKASNQWYTLLA, encoded by the exons ATGAACTTAACAATTTTGATTTGCGAAGAAATCGCGTATAATAAAGGGA GAATTTCAATCAATCACTTGTGGGAATTTGCTAGCACCTTAGTTCCGATTGGAGATGAGagtataaaaaattttgtttttgctTGTTTAACATCTACTGACGACATTATCATCTATAGAAATGGTCaagaaatatcaaaagaGCGATTTGATCATGTCCCTGATTCTGAAAATGAGTTATCGATTGGTATTACAGAAGATAAATTATGGCTAATGCTTACTGGCtataacaaaaaagaatGTACCATTGGTAATGCAgcttttgaaatattattagaaattgcAAAGGCAAAAGAAGCAGGTATTAACACTAAGGATGTCGCAAGAGAAACTGGCCAAGATCCAAGAAGTATAACTGGCCGTGTGAAAAAATTAGGCAACTTAATCAATAGTGTTCAAATGATATATAAGGGCCATGTTGTGAAACTTTTAAAACTAAAGAAATTTTCTATCTCACAAAACGATGCCAAGTCTTATATTAGTATAAAAGAATCATTaccaaaaataattgaagtggttaaaaattccaaaaatgGTATTCGTCAAATTGTTGATCTTAAACgtgaattaaaatttgatcaAGATCCTAGAACTTCGAAATCCTTCCTATCCACATTGGCTTGGCtagatgaaaaaaattatcttaaaaaagtatttgTTGTTTCTCCAACAAATCCATCAGTAAAGATCCGTTGTGTTAAGTTCTTAAAAGATTATGTtccaaatgaaaaattaaatgaaaattttgatattgattCAGATACATCTGATGAAGAATCTGGGAATGGGGATCAAACTGGAATGGAGGATGATGAGATATTTGATGAACTTGATTCGTCTAATGCAAATAACTTATTACAGGGTCAAGAATTGGTAATGGAGGAAAATCCTAATGTAGGAAAGGATCAACCATTATTGAATAGATTTTTTCCAATACAAAACCAAACTTATGCACTTGCATCTCAATCAGGTACATCAGGAGTATCTACAATGGAGGCTGTTAGTAAAATTACAGGAAAAGATTATAAAAGAGGGTTTTCGAAGGCAAGCGAATATTacatttcaaatattggtaaacaaaaacagaaaaataaatcaatgaGTAAAATTGTAAGAGTGTATGATTTTgaagggaaaaaaaattttatagaATCTTTACAAGAGAAATGTTTAAATCAACTTGCTGGGTCTGAAACAATAGAACCAGAAGATTTTCCACCCATGAAATATCAAATGAAAACGTTATCTAATTTGAATAAGGCGAATTTCACTCCCTTAAGTAATACTTTAAGATTTACTACTCAAAATGGTAAAgacatatttttttggcatggtgaattgaatattaaacCAAAGTTATATGCTCCAATGAGAGGTCGTAAAAGAAAGCAAACTACTGATATACAGCCACATGACTCAGTAAAAGATACATCTACAGAGTCATGTATGCCAAAAAAAATCGAtcttgataaaaattcaattaaaaaacaaaaaatttcagATGAGATGCTGGTTCAAGATCTTAAGAACGAAGTAGAAACACTTAACAAAACTATCAATGGGGTAGATGATACTAAATCAACTAAAACACAGAAACCTTTGAATGTCGGTGGATTTACTGGTGGATCTCTGAGATCGCTTTGGAGCCAAAGAGCTATAGCTGATGTTATTAGAAATACTGGAGGTGTGACATACCTTCGTGAACAATTTTATGAAGCCATTTCTAAAGAATTAGGCTCTAAAACTACTTTAGATAAAAAGACTGTAAGAGGTGATGTTGATTTAATGGTTAAAAATGGCAAATTAGTGCTGAAAATTGAGCCTGTTTCAGGTCGCCGTATTGTTTATTTACCAGATATTGAACCAGATGTTATTTCAGACTATGTTTTGAAAGAGAaggataataaaaaagtttattcaaatgatatCCTTCATAATACTGATATTTACTTCTTTGATCAAACTGAAAAAGATAGATTCCATAGAGGTATGAAATCTGTTGAAAGAATAAGGAAATTTCAGAGTAAATCTCGTACAAAAAcgaataaaaataagaatgCACCTTCTAATACTGAAGCAGAAACTTCTGCTGTTAGAAGAACAACCAGAAGTAAGGCTAAACGCTCTCAAAATACAACAGATAATCCTACAACATTAGCGAccgaaaagaaaaagaagaagaaagagAAATCAAAAAACAAAGATACAAATACTACGTTCCATCTAGGTAATAAACGTGGTATAagaattctaataatggcAGTCGTTATTACGAAAAGTATTAAGAATGAAATTATATGGGATAAAATAACAAGattatttccaaataaCTCATTAGAAAACTTAAAAAAGCAATGGACTATTAGAAGGGTCCGTATGGGCCATTCTGGTTGGAAGGCATACGTTGACAAATGGAGGAAGATTTTAGTTACTGCTGTAAAGAAAGGACGTGCTTCGTTAGACGATGCGGAATCTTTGGATTTACCTAAATTAGTTAACCTATGGCTCCATTATAACCACTCTCAACAGAATAAgccaataattttatataatgaCTACgaagaaaatagaaaaaggTACACACTAGTAAGAACATCTAAAGATCATGATATTAAACTAGGTCTAGCAATGTCTTCCATGGTCCAAAGAGAAACTTCGTTGTTAAAGAAGTCTTACATGTGTAATAAAGATGTTTATGTTGAAGAACcagatgaaaaattacttCTTGAAGATAATGCCAAGAGTGTAATTAGATCGATTCTCTATGAAAACCCAATCACTCCAAGAGAAAAAGTTGATGCACtaaatgaattttctaaGGAATCCTTAGATAAAGTGATCTTAGACTTGGCCAAGGAGAAACAAATATACCTAAGAGGCTCCAAGTTAGAATCTACAAGTATATTTAAAGATCTACTGGAAAGTAAAGGTAACATTAAGCCATTCCAAGATGTGGAAAAAATCAGAAGCAAATTATACGAAATGATGCAAGCTGAAAATGGTGTATTAATATCTAATGAGTTTAGTGATATTCTATCTTGGATATTAATAGACATAATAGCTAGAAGGAATGTACATATGGATGCTATCCCAATTCCAAGAAAGATTCCCTTATTCAATTATACAACTAGGAAATTTGATGTTAAGCAACTAACTCCTGCAATCATCGTTTCTGCTAAACATTTAGGTTCcaatatttggaatattaaaaacatTACAATCCCAAGTGGACAACCTTATTCTAGAATATGGATTGATGGTACAGGATCAATACGATCATCTGTTTGGAATCACGTTTGCTCTTTACTTATAAacgtaatattatttaatccaggtatcaatattaaaacaCTTCATACTAGATGCCACAGATTATTATCCAATAgagaaattgaagatattGTAAAATGGCTAGTTGACAAATATCTGCTGATACCAATCGACTGTGGTGGATACAAAGCTAGTAATCAATGGTATACTCTATTAGCTTAA